One Luteolibacter yonseiensis genomic window carries:
- a CDS encoding autotransporter outer membrane beta-barrel domain-containing protein has protein sequence MKPNKNLFKRVSSSTLVSSLAVISVAGMPLVRAANNIWSDSGTTDWNTATNWSLGRVPEKATFGDEVVINTNTGSIATISADISLTPSGIIVGNGASTNGRLDQTAGIAATGGGNWMKIGHNGGTGVYNLANTAATGGTLTGYGQGTGSMTVNGHLRVGGGDNGSGGNGTANINTSGTLAVTSEFHVGTNSSTGVFNLDSGTVNIGNATVIGNGSAGGNLVTGTLNMSGGTLNKATGNQFRIGQSAGNGFLNISGGTLNNNGTSEFQIGDGAGSHGTVTLSASGAINTNSWLSIGRSTGTGVLNVNGGTLTKTNGGTAFIVGDGSTGTLNQTAGAIATNGEFWIGSGTSNGNYNMSGGTLSADSWFVVGRNANGVGKLTMTGGTITKAGSGDFVVGGDSTSNGTVLLSGGLINVTGGITNIGKNNTATGTLTISGTGDFRTSRLVVGVGTGTGTVNLNGGTIRTTELSGAAGTATANFNGGVLQATGDSATFIAGFDTAEILSGGAKIDTQNFTLTASQSFTGSGSFTKSGSGTLALTGNSSTYTGATAVTAGTLLVNGSLASSNVTVSSDAKIGGSEGTVGGLVVNSGAIVAPGNSIGKLTAASATISGTLQVEYDGTGTGTVDLLAVLGSLDITNATLDLSQLGEAANDGAYVFASYGSLVGAAFAGITGIIPSGYHIDYAYNNGVNTNNIALVIPEPATALLGGLGLFALLRRRRN, from the coding sequence ATGAAACCCAACAAGAATCTCTTCAAACGAGTGTCCTCCTCCACACTTGTTTCCTCCCTCGCCGTCATTTCCGTGGCGGGCATGCCGCTCGTGCGGGCCGCCAACAATATTTGGAGCGACAGCGGCACCACCGATTGGAATACCGCGACGAACTGGAGCCTCGGCCGGGTGCCTGAAAAAGCCACTTTCGGTGACGAGGTGGTCATCAATACCAACACCGGCTCCATCGCCACCATTTCGGCGGACATTTCGCTGACACCATCCGGCATCATTGTCGGCAACGGGGCCTCGACCAATGGCCGGTTGGACCAGACCGCCGGCATCGCGGCGACAGGCGGCGGCAACTGGATGAAAATCGGGCACAATGGCGGAACCGGTGTTTACAATCTCGCGAATACCGCGGCAACGGGCGGCACCCTGACGGGATACGGCCAGGGAACCGGCAGCATGACGGTCAACGGACATCTCCGGGTGGGCGGCGGCGACAACGGCTCCGGCGGCAACGGGACCGCCAACATCAACACCTCCGGCACGCTTGCCGTCACCAGCGAATTCCACGTCGGAACCAATTCCAGCACCGGCGTTTTCAACCTGGACAGCGGCACGGTCAACATCGGAAACGCCACCGTCATCGGCAATGGGTCCGCCGGTGGAAATCTCGTCACCGGCACGCTGAACATGTCCGGAGGCACGTTGAACAAAGCCACCGGCAATCAGTTCCGCATCGGGCAAAGCGCGGGCAATGGTTTCCTCAACATCTCGGGCGGAACCTTGAACAACAACGGAACCAGCGAATTCCAGATCGGTGATGGTGCGGGGAGCCACGGCACCGTCACATTGAGCGCGTCCGGCGCGATCAATACCAACAGCTGGCTTTCGATCGGCCGCAGTACTGGGACGGGTGTCCTGAACGTCAATGGCGGAACCCTGACCAAAACCAACGGCGGAACCGCATTCATCGTCGGAGACGGATCGACAGGGACTCTCAACCAGACCGCCGGAGCGATCGCTACGAATGGCGAGTTCTGGATCGGTTCCGGTACATCGAACGGCAACTACAACATGAGCGGCGGCACGCTTTCCGCCGATTCCTGGTTTGTCGTCGGGCGGAACGCCAACGGAGTGGGCAAGCTCACCATGACGGGCGGAACCATCACCAAGGCGGGTTCGGGCGATTTTGTCGTGGGCGGTGACTCCACCTCCAATGGAACGGTGCTTCTGAGCGGCGGACTCATCAATGTGACCGGCGGCATCACCAACATCGGGAAAAACAACACCGCCACCGGCACCCTCACCATTTCCGGCACGGGGGATTTCCGCACGAGCCGCTTGGTCGTCGGGGTGGGCACCGGTACCGGCACCGTCAACCTGAACGGCGGCACCATCCGGACCACGGAACTCAGTGGTGCCGCGGGCACCGCCACCGCCAATTTCAACGGCGGCGTGCTCCAGGCGACGGGCGACTCCGCCACCTTTATCGCTGGTTTCGACACGGCGGAAATCCTTTCCGGCGGGGCGAAGATCGATACCCAGAATTTCACCTTGACCGCCTCCCAGTCCTTCACCGGCAGCGGATCTTTCACCAAGTCCGGCAGCGGTACGCTCGCCCTGACCGGGAACAGCAGCACCTACACCGGAGCCACAGCCGTCACCGCCGGTACGCTTCTGGTCAATGGTTCGCTCGCCTCCTCCAATGTCACGGTGAGCAGCGATGCGAAAATCGGCGGCAGCGAGGGAACGGTCGGAGGATTGGTCGTGAATTCCGGAGCCATCGTCGCACCGGGCAACTCCATCGGCAAACTCACCGCAGCCTCCGCCACCATCAGCGGCACCCTGCAGGTGGAATATGACGGCACGGGAACCGGCACGGTCGACCTGCTCGCCGTTTTGGGAAGTCTGGACATTACGAATGCCACGCTGGATCTCAGCCAGCTCGGAGAGGCCGCGAATGACGGAGCCTACGTGTTCGCCAGCTATGGATCGCTTGTCGGTGCCGCCTTCGCCGGGATCACCGGAATCATCCCGTCGGGCTATCACATCGACTATGCCTACAACAATGGCGTGAATACGAACAACATCGCGCTGGTCATTCCGGAGCCCGCCACCGCATTGCTCGGTGGTCTCGGTCTGTTCGCCTTGCTGCGCCGCCGCAGGAACTGA
- the tkt gene encoding transketolase: MNTTLLAQAANEARGLAMDAVHVCNSGHLGLPLGCAEIGAVLFGESLRYYPDAPKWLNRDRFVLSAGHGSMFLYSWLHLSGFAVSRDDVKKFRALHSITPGHPEYHETPGVEATTGPLGQGVGNAVGYALSGKRAAARFNTAEHTIFDQHVFAILGDGCLQEGVAKEAIAFAGHSGLDNLILIYDSNDVTLDAMAKVTQGEDAEQYFLSQRWDAVTIDGHDLGAIASAIETAKSAKNGRPKVIIAKTLIGKGIPEVQGTAKGHGEGGAKFIDGARAGLGLPADEHFYVSAETVAFFAEKKEASKAVFEKWQATYDAWAKANPELAAELTAGVALSVPSDLSSKIPAFAADYKDATRSAGATVINAVAKEVPQFLTGSADLFGSTKNYIKDGGDFSAENALGRNIWFGIREHAMGAICNGIAYDGLFRASGATFLVFADYLRGSIRLAALSNLPVTYIFTHDSVGVGEDGPTHQPVETVSGLRVIPNLDVIRPGDAEETAGAFAAALLRTDGPTALILTRQAIPLMNDLSVEARRDGVLRGGYIARKETGGLTTILLATGSELQYAIAAATELGDGVRVVSLPCFERFERQSAEYRESVLPKAVTKRISIEAGVTDLWWKYVGTEGKTIGIDRFGMSAPGDVVFKELGITKDSVIAAAK, translated from the coding sequence ATGAACACGACACTGCTTGCTCAAGCTGCCAATGAAGCCCGTGGCCTCGCCATGGATGCCGTCCATGTATGTAACTCCGGCCACCTCGGTCTTCCACTTGGCTGTGCCGAAATCGGTGCCGTGCTTTTCGGCGAGTCCCTGCGCTACTATCCGGACGCGCCGAAGTGGCTGAACCGCGACCGCTTCGTCCTTTCCGCGGGTCACGGCTCCATGTTCCTTTACAGTTGGCTGCACCTTTCCGGTTTCGCGGTCTCGCGTGACGACGTGAAAAAGTTCCGCGCGCTGCATTCGATCACTCCGGGCCATCCCGAGTATCATGAGACTCCCGGCGTGGAGGCGACCACCGGCCCACTCGGCCAGGGTGTGGGAAATGCCGTGGGCTACGCGCTCTCCGGCAAGCGTGCCGCCGCCCGTTTCAACACGGCGGAGCACACGATCTTCGACCAACACGTTTTCGCCATCCTCGGCGACGGCTGCCTTCAGGAAGGTGTCGCGAAGGAAGCGATCGCCTTCGCAGGCCACAGCGGCCTCGACAACCTCATCCTCATCTATGATTCGAACGACGTGACGCTGGACGCCATGGCGAAGGTCACCCAAGGCGAGGATGCCGAGCAGTATTTCCTTTCCCAGCGTTGGGACGCCGTCACCATCGACGGTCACGACCTGGGTGCCATCGCTTCCGCCATCGAGACGGCGAAGTCCGCGAAGAACGGCCGCCCGAAGGTCATCATCGCGAAGACCCTCATCGGAAAAGGAATCCCCGAAGTCCAGGGCACCGCGAAGGGCCATGGCGAAGGCGGAGCGAAGTTCATCGACGGCGCCCGCGCCGGACTCGGACTGCCCGCCGACGAGCATTTCTATGTTTCCGCCGAGACCGTCGCGTTTTTCGCGGAAAAAAAGGAGGCTTCGAAGGCCGTGTTCGAAAAGTGGCAGGCCACCTACGACGCGTGGGCCAAGGCGAATCCCGAACTCGCCGCCGAGCTGACCGCCGGTGTGGCGCTCTCGGTTCCTTCCGATCTCAGCTCGAAGATCCCGGCATTCGCCGCGGACTACAAGGATGCCACCCGTTCCGCAGGCGCGACCGTCATCAACGCGGTGGCGAAGGAAGTGCCGCAGTTCCTCACCGGCAGCGCGGACCTCTTCGGCTCCACCAAAAACTACATCAAGGACGGCGGCGACTTCTCCGCTGAGAACGCTCTGGGCCGGAACATCTGGTTCGGTATCCGCGAGCACGCCATGGGCGCGATCTGCAACGGCATCGCCTACGACGGCCTGTTCCGCGCGAGCGGCGCGACCTTCCTCGTCTTCGCGGACTACCTGCGCGGCTCCATCCGCCTCGCGGCGCTGTCGAACCTGCCGGTCACCTACATCTTCACCCACGACTCCGTCGGTGTCGGTGAGGACGGCCCGACCCACCAACCGGTCGAGACGGTCAGCGGTCTGCGCGTCATTCCGAATCTCGATGTCATCCGCCCCGGCGATGCCGAGGAAACCGCCGGTGCTTTCGCCGCCGCCCTGCTCCGCACGGATGGCCCGACCGCGCTGATCCTCACCCGTCAGGCGATCCCGCTGATGAACGATCTCTCCGTGGAAGCCCGCCGCGACGGCGTGCTGCGCGGTGGCTACATCGCCCGCAAGGAAACGGGCGGGCTCACCACCATCCTCCTCGCCACAGGCTCCGAGTTGCAGTATGCCATCGCGGCCGCCACCGAACTGGGCGACGGCGTGCGCGTCGTTTCCCTTCCATGCTTCGAGCGCTTCGAGCGCCAGAGCGCGGAGTATCGCGAAAGCGTGTTGCCGAAGGCTGTCACCAAGCGCATCTCCATTGAGGCGGGTGTCACGGACCTCTGGTGGAAGTATGTCGGAACCGAAGGCAAGACCATCGGCATCGACCGCTTCGGCATGAGCGCTCCGGGAGACGTGGTCTTCAAGGAGCTCGGCATCACCAAGGACAGCGTCATCGCCGCGGCGAAGTAA
- the panB gene encoding 3-methyl-2-oxobutanoate hydroxymethyltransferase — translation MTALQKVEAIRDRKGKRAIAALTAYDYPTARLLDESGVDVLLVGDSLGMVVLGFPDTTHVTLEHMLHHVAAVARAKPNALVVGDLPIHTYDTPEQALETARRLVEAGAGAVKLEGGVSEAEKVRAITSAGIPVMGHLGMLPQRVLEEGGYRKKGRTPEQTEAIREGAQAIIDAGVFAIVLESVVPDSARFLTTTLSVPTIGIGCGDHTCDGEVAVITDLLGSYPWFVPPFAKPQADVAGATREAVRRYVKNVENPSHPQ, via the coding sequence GTGACCGCTCTCCAAAAAGTCGAAGCCATCCGCGACCGGAAAGGCAAACGCGCCATCGCCGCGCTCACCGCCTATGACTACCCCACCGCCCGCCTGCTGGATGAAAGCGGCGTGGACGTCCTGCTGGTCGGGGACTCGCTGGGAATGGTCGTGCTCGGATTTCCCGACACCACGCATGTCACGCTGGAACACATGCTCCATCACGTGGCCGCCGTGGCCCGGGCGAAACCAAACGCGCTCGTCGTCGGAGACCTTCCCATCCACACCTACGACACGCCGGAACAGGCGCTGGAAACCGCCCGCCGCCTCGTTGAAGCGGGAGCCGGGGCGGTGAAGCTGGAAGGCGGTGTGAGCGAGGCGGAAAAAGTCCGCGCCATCACCTCGGCGGGCATCCCCGTGATGGGCCACCTCGGCATGCTTCCCCAGCGCGTCCTCGAAGAAGGCGGCTACCGCAAGAAAGGCAGGACCCCCGAGCAAACCGAAGCCATCCGCGAAGGCGCGCAAGCCATCATCGACGCCGGAGTCTTCGCCATCGTCCTGGAATCCGTAGTCCCCGACTCCGCGCGATTCCTCACCACCACCCTTTCCGTCCCCACCATCGGCATCGGTTGCGGAGACCACACCTGCGACGGGGAAGTCGCTGTCATCACGGACCTGCTCGGCTCGTATCCCTGGTTCGTCCCGCCCTTCGCCAAACCGCAGGCCGATGTGGCCGGAGCGACAAGGGAAGCGGTCCGGCGTTATGTCAAAAACGTGGAAAATCCCTCACACCCGCAGTAG
- the hemW gene encoding radical SAM family heme chaperone HemW — protein MLLYLHIPFCHRVCPYCSFYKHTPGTTPIGRFVDAMAAEMKSRLTAQPRTVYLGGGTPSMLSPGHLTRLFTSLHETFEFSLLDEVTLEANPATFDAGKAKLFRDLGVTRISLGIQSFTPHVLEILGREHSVAQASEAVKILRDAGMPSINIDLMFSIPGQSKDDWQATLEHAMSLSPDHISAYNLTYEEDTAFFESLRRGEMRENEDHDAEFFHLADDLLTAAGFDHYETSNYAKPGHHSTHNQGYWRGEDYLGLGPSAVSTLDGVRWKNVADTASYVSQVEAIGNALTESETLDAEARRLERIALGLRTKDGISLDLLGPDALERARHLSTEGLARITGNQLILIHHGRALVDPIAAELV, from the coding sequence TTGCTGCTCTACCTCCACATCCCCTTCTGCCACCGTGTCTGCCCGTATTGCTCGTTTTACAAGCACACGCCCGGCACCACGCCCATCGGCCGGTTCGTGGACGCCATGGCGGCTGAGATGAAATCGCGGCTGACCGCCCAGCCACGCACCGTTTACCTCGGCGGAGGCACACCGAGCATGCTCTCGCCGGGCCATCTTACCCGGCTTTTCACCTCGTTGCACGAGACGTTCGAATTCTCCCTGCTCGACGAGGTCACGCTTGAGGCGAACCCCGCCACCTTCGACGCCGGGAAGGCGAAACTTTTCCGCGACCTCGGTGTCACCCGCATCTCGCTCGGCATCCAGTCCTTCACCCCGCATGTGCTGGAAATCCTCGGCCGCGAGCACTCCGTGGCCCAGGCGAGCGAAGCCGTGAAGATCCTCCGGGACGCGGGCATGCCCTCGATCAACATCGATCTGATGTTCTCCATTCCCGGACAGTCCAAGGACGACTGGCAGGCGACGCTCGAGCACGCGATGTCCCTCAGTCCCGACCACATCTCCGCCTACAACCTCACCTACGAGGAGGACACCGCCTTCTTCGAATCCCTCCGCCGTGGCGAGATGCGCGAGAACGAGGACCATGACGCCGAGTTCTTCCACCTCGCCGACGACCTGCTCACCGCCGCCGGATTCGACCACTACGAAACCTCGAACTACGCAAAACCCGGTCACCACTCCACCCACAACCAAGGCTACTGGCGCGGGGAAGACTACCTCGGCCTCGGCCCCTCCGCCGTCTCCACCCTGGATGGAGTGCGTTGGAAAAACGTGGCGGACACCGCGAGCTACGTTTCGCAGGTGGAAGCGATCGGCAACGCCCTCACCGAGTCCGAGACGCTCGATGCCGAAGCCCGCCGCCTCGAACGAATCGCCCTCGGATTGCGGACGAAAGACGGCATCTCCCTCGACCTGCTCGGCCCGGACGCCCTTGAGCGCGCCCGCCACCTCTCCACCGAAGGTCTTGCCCGCATCACCGGGAACCAGCTCATCCTCATCCACCACGGCCGCGCGCTCGTGGACCCCATCGCCGCGGAGCTGGTTTGA
- a CDS encoding ATP-dependent helicase C-terminal domain-containing protein: MTLPAYEIEPALRLALQEKRARVLLKAPTGSGKSTAVPGMLVDAGIPGKILVIEPRRMAARLLAGWVAKLRKATLGHEVGYAIRYDTKYREDSRIIYLTDGVFQRWIQDDPELKGVGAVIFDEFHERRLTVDIALARCLDLQESARPDLRVVVMSATLETAGLADYLAPAVSLEAGGRMFPVQVFYRADRPPQNDRRGGPPQVTPVWEKMANVCREAMAMPEPGNILMFLPGTHEIRRTVELLENSGIAKGWDVFPLYSSLPPAAQEEAISPGPRPKIIVATNVAETSLTIDGVRTVIDSGLARTASFEPRRGINTLLITKISRAAAEQRAGRAGRTASGRAFRLWSEAEHGRRAEFESPEVHRVDLAEAVLLLKAAGVPEVRDFRWFDAPVELSLSRAERLLHDLGALDSDRNLTDEGRKMASLPLEPRFSRLMLAGHEHGCVAETAFIAATVQGDGIFTTKRGGPGRKDFIFPDDDTDFAGEWRAFESAGAMGFDPRRCDQVGVMARGAREISQGFDRLGSMARRFGWEWRGVDFHSNHEAVGKAMLAAFSDQLAIRLSQGTLACKLVGNRKGKLDEDSCVRKAPAFVAAEITEVEAREIITHLRRATATDPAWLAELFPDDLTVSDGASWDDVRRRVVARKETKFRDLVLEAKESDHGVNLDAAAELLAARVLTGELILKNWDDSVNQWTARLASLGRWMPELELPGWSDEDRADAIAQICHGAVSYKEIKEANVWRVLREWLSHTQRAALDSYAPERVNLPNGQTAKVTYTDGMDPFISVRVSHLFGMWETPTVAGGRVPLLVHILTPGQKPWQMTKDLKGFWAGGYAQMKKEVAGRYPRHPWPDDPKGWVAAGSPRK, from the coding sequence GTGACGTTGCCAGCTTATGAAATCGAACCGGCGCTGCGGTTGGCGCTTCAGGAGAAGCGTGCCCGGGTGCTGCTGAAGGCTCCGACCGGCTCGGGAAAATCCACGGCGGTGCCGGGCATGCTGGTGGATGCGGGGATTCCCGGGAAAATCCTGGTCATCGAGCCACGTCGCATGGCGGCAAGGTTGCTCGCGGGCTGGGTGGCGAAGCTGCGGAAGGCGACGCTGGGCCACGAGGTGGGCTATGCGATCCGCTATGATACGAAATACCGTGAGGACTCGCGCATCATCTATCTCACGGACGGGGTTTTCCAACGCTGGATCCAGGACGATCCCGAGCTGAAGGGCGTCGGTGCGGTGATTTTCGACGAATTCCACGAACGCCGCCTGACGGTGGACATCGCTCTGGCGCGCTGTCTGGACCTGCAGGAATCCGCACGGCCCGACCTGCGGGTGGTCGTCATGTCCGCCACGCTGGAAACGGCGGGACTGGCGGACTATCTGGCACCGGCGGTTTCGTTGGAAGCGGGCGGACGGATGTTTCCCGTGCAGGTTTTTTATCGGGCGGACCGTCCACCGCAGAACGACCGGCGCGGCGGACCACCCCAGGTGACGCCGGTTTGGGAAAAAATGGCGAACGTCTGCCGCGAGGCGATGGCGATGCCGGAGCCGGGAAACATCCTGATGTTCCTGCCCGGCACCCACGAGATCCGCCGCACGGTGGAACTGCTGGAAAACAGCGGCATCGCGAAAGGTTGGGACGTTTTCCCGCTCTATTCGTCCCTTCCTCCCGCAGCACAGGAGGAGGCGATCTCTCCGGGACCGAGGCCGAAGATCATCGTGGCGACCAACGTGGCGGAAACCTCGCTCACCATCGACGGCGTCCGCACCGTGATCGACAGCGGACTGGCGCGCACCGCGTCCTTCGAACCACGGCGCGGGATCAACACCCTGCTCATCACAAAAATCTCCCGCGCCGCCGCCGAGCAACGAGCGGGCCGGGCCGGGCGGACCGCATCGGGACGCGCCTTCCGCCTGTGGAGCGAGGCGGAGCACGGGCGACGCGCTGAATTCGAATCACCCGAAGTGCATCGCGTGGATCTCGCGGAGGCTGTGCTGCTGTTGAAGGCGGCGGGGGTTCCGGAAGTAAGGGATTTCCGATGGTTCGACGCTCCGGTGGAGCTGTCGCTCTCCCGGGCGGAGCGGTTGCTCCATGACCTCGGCGCGCTGGATTCCGACAGAAACCTGACAGACGAAGGCCGGAAAATGGCATCCCTGCCGCTGGAGCCGAGATTCTCCCGCCTGATGCTCGCCGGGCACGAACACGGCTGCGTGGCGGAGACCGCGTTCATCGCCGCTACGGTGCAGGGCGACGGGATCTTCACCACCAAGCGTGGCGGGCCGGGCCGGAAGGACTTCATTTTCCCTGATGATGATACGGATTTCGCAGGAGAATGGCGGGCCTTCGAGTCCGCCGGTGCCATGGGCTTCGATCCCCGGCGCTGCGACCAGGTGGGCGTGATGGCACGCGGAGCGCGGGAAATCTCACAGGGATTCGACCGGCTGGGCTCGATGGCCCGGCGCTTCGGTTGGGAATGGCGCGGGGTGGATTTTCATTCGAATCACGAGGCGGTCGGAAAGGCGATGCTAGCGGCATTCAGCGATCAGCTGGCGATCCGGCTGAGCCAGGGCACCCTCGCCTGCAAGCTGGTGGGCAACCGCAAGGGCAAGCTGGACGAGGATTCGTGCGTGAGGAAAGCCCCGGCCTTCGTCGCGGCGGAGATCACCGAGGTGGAGGCGCGCGAAATCATCACCCACCTGCGGCGGGCCACCGCGACCGACCCGGCCTGGCTGGCGGAATTGTTCCCCGACGACCTGACGGTGAGCGACGGAGCCTCGTGGGACGATGTCCGGCGGCGCGTGGTGGCGCGGAAGGAAACAAAATTCCGCGACCTCGTGCTGGAGGCGAAGGAGAGCGACCACGGCGTGAACCTGGACGCGGCGGCGGAACTCCTCGCTGCCAGGGTGCTCACGGGCGAACTGATCCTCAAGAACTGGGATGACTCGGTGAACCAATGGACCGCACGGCTGGCCTCGCTGGGCCGCTGGATGCCGGAACTGGAACTGCCCGGCTGGTCCGATGAAGACCGGGCGGATGCCATCGCCCAGATCTGCCATGGCGCGGTGAGCTACAAGGAAATCAAGGAGGCCAACGTCTGGCGCGTCCTCCGCGAATGGCTGAGCCACACCCAGCGTGCGGCACTCGATTCCTATGCTCCGGAGCGCGTGAACCTGCCGAACGGACAAACCGCCAAGGTGACCTACACCGATGGCATGGACCCGTTCATTTCCGTGCGCGTGTCACATCTTTTCGGAATGTGGGAAACCCCGACCGTCGCGGGCGGACGCGTGCCGCTGCTGGTCCACATCCTCACCCCCGGTCAAAAACCCTGGCAGATGACGAAAGACCTGAAGGGCTTCTGGGCGGGTGGATACGCCCAGATGAAAAAAGAGGTCGCGGGCAGGTATCCACGGCATCCATGGCCGGATGATCCCAAAGGCTGGGTGGCGGCGGGCAGCCCGAGGAAATGA